One window of the Bubalus bubalis isolate 160015118507 breed Murrah chromosome 8, NDDB_SH_1, whole genome shotgun sequence genome contains the following:
- the GNGT1 gene encoding guanine nucleotide-binding protein G(T) subunit gamma-T1 isoform X3, protein MPVINIEDLTEKDKLKMEVDQLKKEVTLERMLVSKCCEEFRDYVEERSGEDPLVKGIPEDKNPFKELKGGCVIS, encoded by the exons ATGCCAGTGATCAATATTGAGGACCTGACAGAAAAGGACAAATTGAAGATGGAAGTCGACCAGCTCAAGAAAGAAGTGACGCTGGAAAGAATGCTG gtGTCCAAATGTTGTGAGGAATTCAGGGATTATGTTGAAGAACGATCTGGGGAGGATCCATTAGTAAAGGGTATCCCAGAGGACAAAAATCCCTTCAAGGAGCTCAAAGGAGGCTGTGTGATTTcataa
- the GNGT1 gene encoding guanine nucleotide-binding protein G(T) subunit gamma-T1 isoform X1, protein MSSRQKMPVINIEDLTEKDKLKMEVDQLKKEVTLERMLVSKCCEEFRDYVEERSGEDPLVKGIPEDKNPFKELKGGCVIS, encoded by the exons ATGTCGAG CAGGCAGAAGATGCCAGTGATCAATATTGAGGACCTGACAGAAAAGGACAAATTGAAGATGGAAGTCGACCAGCTCAAGAAAGAAGTGACGCTGGAAAGAATGCTG gtGTCCAAATGTTGTGAGGAATTCAGGGATTATGTTGAAGAACGATCTGGGGAGGATCCATTAGTAAAGGGTATCCCAGAGGACAAAAATCCCTTCAAGGAGCTCAAAGGAGGCTGTGTGATTTcataa
- the GNG11 gene encoding guanine nucleotide-binding protein G(I)/G(S)/G(O) subunit gamma-11: MPALHIEDLPEKEKLKMEVEQLRKEVKLQRQQVSKCSEEIKNYIEERSREDPLVKGIPEDKNPFKEKGSCIIS, translated from the exons ATGCCGGCTCTTCACATCGAAGATCTGCCAGAAAAGGAAAAGCTGAAGATGGAAGTTGAGCAACTTCGCAAAGAGGTTAAGTTGCAGAGACAGCAG GTGTCTAAATgttcagaagaaataaagaactatATTGAAGAACGTTCTAGAGAGGATCCTCTGGTGAAAGGAATTCCAGAAGACAAGAATCCCTTTAAAGAAAAAGGCAGCTGCATTATTTCATGA
- the GNGT1 gene encoding guanine nucleotide-binding protein G(T) subunit gamma-T1 isoform X2, translated as MSSRQKMPVINIEDLTEKDKLKMEVDQLKKEVTLERMLVNCCPLVNFICKGHLHWCPNVVRNSGIMLKNDLGRIH; from the exons ATGTCGAG CAGGCAGAAGATGCCAGTGATCAATATTGAGGACCTGACAGAAAAGGACAAATTGAAGATGGAAGTCGACCAGCTCAAGAAAGAAGTGACGCTGGAAAGAATGCTGGTAAACTGCTGTCCTcttgtaaattttatttgtaagGGACATCTCCATTG gtGTCCAAATGTTGTGAGGAATTCAGGGATTATGTTGAAGAACGATCTGGGGAGGATCCATTAG